One genomic region from Bremerella cremea encodes:
- a CDS encoding DUF6334 family protein: MDSKQEVDLFADLCSSDERLTDVEGQFVSDDSTPMLTAIKITFEPTIVILVAQDDDSIKVLTDGALVDLPHSKVRKLLHTPAWEKAALRPLLWVWKMVNQQGYFDGLQFDFANSAEEAVSRVQLLVVGSEFKVAAWPIDQASTAFAP; this comes from the coding sequence ATGGATTCGAAGCAAGAAGTCGATCTATTTGCAGATTTGTGCTCATCTGATGAACGGTTGACCGACGTCGAGGGGCAGTTCGTTTCTGACGACAGTACGCCAATGCTAACTGCGATCAAGATTACATTTGAGCCCACGATAGTTATATTGGTAGCCCAAGATGATGATTCGATCAAAGTGCTCACTGACGGTGCTCTAGTTGATCTGCCTCATTCGAAGGTACGTAAACTACTTCACACTCCGGCTTGGGAGAAAGCTGCCCTGCGTCCTCTGTTGTGGGTATGGAAGATGGTAAATCAGCAAGGATACTTCGATGGACTTCAATTTGATTTTGCTAATTCGGCGGAGGAGGCCGTTTCAAGAGTTCAACTGCTTGTCGTGGGAAGTGAATTCAAGGTTGCAGCTTGGCCGATTGATCAGGCATCCACGGCGTTTGCGCCATGA
- a CDS encoding ISAs1 family transposase: MCGGADDIPHASKWTKLKTIGMTIKIVKQNGKETSDVRYNIVSNYLSGKRFAEAVRGQWSIENSLHWQLDETFGEDRSRIRKGHAYVNFSLLRRTILSLLKYNKTAKVSVKNKRLKAGRNVRYLLEVVLGK; this comes from the coding sequence GTGTGCGGTGGGGCGGACGATATTCCGCACGCGAGCAAGTGGACGAAGCTGAAGACAATCGGCATGACGATCAAAATCGTAAAGCAAAACGGCAAAGAGACCAGCGACGTGCGTTACAATATCGTCAGCAATTATCTCAGCGGCAAACGTTTCGCCGAAGCGGTTCGCGGGCAGTGGAGCATCGAGAACTCGCTCCACTGGCAACTCGACGAAACGTTCGGCGAAGACCGAAGCCGGATTCGGAAAGGACACGCCTACGTCAACTTCAGCCTGCTGAGACGAACGATCCTGAGCTTGTTGAAGTACAATAAAACGGCCAAGGTCAGCGTGAAGAACAAACGACTAAAAGCAGGCAGGAATGTTAGGTACCTGCTGGAAGTGGTGCTGGGAAAGTGA